The following coding sequences lie in one Maribacter forsetii DSM 18668 genomic window:
- the hemL gene encoding glutamate-1-semialdehyde 2,1-aminomutase produces MIYQRSSALFAEAKKYIPGGVNSPVRAFKAVGGDPIFVKKAKGAYLYDEDGNKLIDYIASWGPLILGHAHEPVINAVVEKAQNGTSFGMPTEIETELAKLAISMVPNMDKIRFVNSGTEACMSAVRLARGYTGKDKIIKFAGCYHGHSDSFLIQAGSGAVTFGSPNSPGVTQGTAKDTLLADYNDLAGVKELVQANKGELAAIIIEPIAGNMGCIVPTDAFMKGLRDICTQEGILLIFDEVMTGFRLAKGGAQEVLDIKADIVTYGKVIGGGLPVGAFAARTEIMDFLAPDGPVYQAGTLSGNPLAMSAGLAMLTELNNNPEVFKSLAKKAEYLHKGIAEVLTEKKVAHQINRYGSMISVHFTDEPVVDFTSSAKGNNETFKKYFHGMLERGVYLPPSAFESYFLNDALSYEDLDATINALKEIDL; encoded by the coding sequence ATGATTTATCAGAGAAGTAGCGCCCTGTTTGCAGAGGCAAAGAAATATATACCTGGCGGAGTAAATTCACCTGTAAGAGCATTTAAAGCGGTTGGTGGAGATCCCATTTTTGTAAAGAAAGCCAAAGGTGCTTATTTGTATGATGAAGATGGTAATAAGCTAATTGACTATATCGCATCTTGGGGTCCGTTAATATTGGGTCATGCCCATGAGCCTGTAATAAATGCAGTGGTAGAGAAAGCTCAGAACGGTACATCGTTTGGTATGCCAACTGAAATAGAGACAGAGCTTGCGAAATTGGCTATCTCTATGGTGCCTAATATGGATAAAATTAGGTTTGTGAACAGCGGAACAGAAGCTTGCATGAGTGCAGTTCGTTTGGCAAGGGGATATACAGGTAAGGATAAGATTATAAAATTTGCCGGTTGTTATCACGGTCATTCAGATTCGTTTTTGATTCAAGCTGGTAGTGGTGCCGTTACTTTTGGTAGCCCTAACAGCCCAGGTGTTACTCAGGGTACCGCAAAAGATACCTTGTTGGCAGATTACAATGATTTAGCAGGAGTAAAAGAATTGGTACAAGCCAATAAAGGTGAATTGGCTGCCATCATCATTGAGCCAATTGCTGGTAATATGGGGTGTATTGTACCTACGGATGCTTTTATGAAAGGGTTACGTGACATTTGTACTCAAGAGGGAATTCTATTGATTTTCGATGAGGTGATGACAGGATTTCGTTTAGCGAAAGGCGGAGCACAGGAAGTTCTGGATATTAAAGCTGATATCGTTACTTACGGTAAAGTTATAGGTGGCGGATTGCCAGTAGGCGCTTTTGCGGCTAGAACAGAAATCATGGATTTTCTAGCACCAGATGGTCCTGTTTATCAAGCAGGTACCTTAAGTGGTAATCCGTTGGCCATGAGCGCAGGTTTGGCTATGTTGACCGAATTGAACAATAACCCTGAAGTATTTAAAAGTCTGGCTAAAAAAGCAGAATACTTACATAAAGGCATTGCAGAAGTGTTGACAGAGAAAAAGGTAGCACATCAAATTAACCGTTATGGTAGTATGATATCTGTACATTTTACTGATGAGCCAGTTGTAGATTTTACTTCTTCTGCAAAAGGTAATAATGAAACGTTCAAGAAATACTTTCACGGTATGTTAGAACGCGGGGTTTACTTGCCGCCAAGTGCTTTTGAAAGTTATTTTCTAAATGATGCTTTGAGTTATGAAGATTTAGATGCTACTATAAATGCGTTGAAAGAAATAGATTTATAG
- a CDS encoding glucosaminidase domain-containing protein — translation MKKIVLLVLLMGIGLSSCKSKKRYSDQLRTKNVLNERRKPTTDIPIKEGNASLPAEPTKFVRFSIDSPSEYISTFAETAQLEMMGYGIPASITLAQGLLESGNGKGELAMKTNNHFGIKCHKGWEGDYDFHDDDEKGECFRKYNHPMYSFRDHSIFLTTRSRYAFLFNLRHTDYKGWARGLRKAGYATDPKYPQKLIYLIEKYDLHKYDKQSIKDNYKSTTVVTNDASNIHTVQKGDTLYSLSRKYYMSVDELMKLNNLRSSDLSIGQPIKVK, via the coding sequence ATGAAAAAGATAGTTTTATTGGTTTTATTAATGGGTATAGGATTATCATCTTGTAAATCCAAGAAAAGATACTCAGACCAATTACGTACTAAAAATGTACTTAATGAACGCAGGAAACCAACTACAGATATCCCTATAAAAGAAGGAAATGCAAGTTTACCAGCAGAACCAACTAAATTTGTTCGGTTCAGCATAGATTCTCCGTCAGAATACATTAGCACCTTTGCAGAAACGGCGCAATTAGAGATGATGGGCTACGGTATACCGGCAAGTATTACTTTGGCACAAGGACTTTTAGAAAGTGGAAATGGAAAAGGGGAGTTGGCTATGAAAACCAATAACCACTTTGGTATAAAGTGTCATAAAGGGTGGGAAGGTGATTATGACTTTCACGATGATGATGAAAAAGGAGAGTGTTTTAGAAAATATAACCATCCCATGTATTCTTTTAGAGACCATAGTATTTTCTTGACGACAAGGTCTAGATATGCCTTTCTTTTCAATTTAAGACATACGGACTATAAAGGATGGGCAAGAGGCTTAAGAAAGGCAGGTTATGCAACCGACCCAAAATACCCGCAAAAACTCATCTATTTAATAGAAAAGTATGATTTGCATAAATATGACAAACAGTCTATAAAAGACAATTATAAAAGTACAACAGTAGTAACGAACGATGCGAGCAATATACATACCGTACAAAAGGGTGATACTTTGTATTCATTATCCAGAAAGTATTATATGAGCGTAGATGAATTAATGAAGTTGAATAATTTACGTAGTTCAGACTTATCTATTGGTCAGCCAATTAAAGTCAAATAA
- a CDS encoding 1-aminocyclopropane-1-carboxylate deaminase/D-cysteine desulfhydrase, whose amino-acid sequence MQSINQLVEYPLLAEKQITLVIKREDLLHPNISGNKYRKLKYNLLAAKAENQHTILTFGGAYSNHIAATAYAAKEKGFKAIGIIRGEELENSWQTNETLKRAHDDGMRFRFISRSNYREKESQVFIDTLRNELGKFYLVPEGGTNDLAIKGCEEIITNDDKEFDVVCSSVGTGGTVSGLIKSSFPHQNVLGFSALKGDFLKDEINKMVNNTRWQLFTDYHFGGYAKTSEELILFINEFKEKTGIPLDPIYTGKMIFGLFDMVKRDTFAEGTKIMAVHTGGIQGIAGMNSVLKKKNLPLLHI is encoded by the coding sequence TTGCAAAGCATCAATCAACTTGTTGAATATCCTTTATTAGCAGAAAAGCAGATAACCCTGGTTATTAAACGCGAAGATTTATTGCACCCTAATATTTCTGGTAACAAATACAGAAAGCTCAAATACAATTTATTGGCTGCAAAGGCAGAAAATCAGCATACCATATTAACCTTTGGTGGGGCATATTCTAACCATATTGCCGCCACTGCTTATGCGGCAAAAGAAAAGGGGTTTAAAGCAATAGGAATTATACGTGGAGAGGAGCTTGAAAATTCTTGGCAAACTAATGAAACATTAAAGAGAGCTCATGATGATGGAATGCGTTTTAGGTTTATAAGCAGGAGCAACTATAGAGAAAAAGAATCCCAAGTATTTATTGACACCTTACGAAATGAGTTAGGGAAATTTTATCTGGTGCCTGAGGGTGGTACAAATGATTTGGCGATAAAAGGTTGCGAAGAGATTATCACAAATGATGACAAAGAATTTGATGTTGTGTGCAGTAGCGTAGGTACAGGAGGTACAGTATCCGGATTAATTAAATCATCTTTTCCACATCAGAACGTTTTGGGGTTTTCAGCGTTGAAAGGCGATTTTTTAAAAGATGAAATTAATAAAATGGTCAACAATACACGTTGGCAACTATTTACCGATTATCATTTTGGGGGCTACGCAAAAACATCCGAAGAGCTAATTCTATTTATAAATGAGTTTAAAGAAAAAACAGGTATTCCTTTAGATCCAATTTATACCGGAAAAATGATTTTTGGGTTGTTCGATATGGTTAAGCGTGATACTTTTGCCGAAGGAACCAAAATTATGGCAGTACATACAGGTGGTATACAAGGTATTGCTGGCATGAATAGTGTACTGAAAAAGAAAAATTTACCTTTGTTGCATATATGA
- a CDS encoding DUF5522 domain-containing protein → MKEIIPIEEGDFYWSENGFRVFTKQFHLKRGYCCESGCRHCPYGYDSKTNTQ, encoded by the coding sequence ATGAAAGAAATAATCCCTATTGAGGAGGGTGATTTTTACTGGTCTGAAAACGGATTTAGAGTTTTCACCAAGCAGTTTCACTTAAAACGCGGGTATTGCTGTGAAAGCGGCTGTAGACATTGCCCATATGGTTATGATTCAAAAACAAACACACAGTGA
- a CDS encoding DUF4136 domain-containing protein, whose amino-acid sequence MKNIKLLGLPLLLLVFITSCSSVSVLSDYDQKADFNGYKSYAFYKTGIDKAQISDLDKKRILRAIETEMSSRGFVKSETPDILVSIFTKEQERVDVYNNNYGWGGAWGWGYNPWAWGPGFGWGGTSVSASTQGSLYIDLIDNKTSELVWQGKGVGTLSNTKNIAKKEERIREFVSQILEQYPPNAVAMK is encoded by the coding sequence ATGAAAAACATCAAATTACTCGGTTTACCTCTACTCCTTTTAGTTTTTATTACTTCTTGCTCTTCGGTTAGTGTTCTTTCTGATTATGATCAAAAAGCAGACTTTAACGGTTATAAATCTTATGCCTTCTATAAAACTGGTATTGACAAAGCGCAAATTTCAGATTTGGATAAAAAACGTATTCTACGAGCTATTGAAACCGAAATGAGCTCTAGAGGCTTTGTAAAGTCTGAAACACCAGATATTTTAGTTAGTATTTTCACTAAAGAACAAGAAAGAGTCGATGTTTACAATAACAACTATGGCTGGGGCGGCGCCTGGGGATGGGGTTACAACCCATGGGCATGGGGACCTGGTTTTGGCTGGGGCGGCACTAGCGTTAGCGCAAGTACCCAAGGTTCTTTATATATTGATCTCATAGATAATAAAACTAGCGAATTGGTTTGGCAAGGTAAAGGTGTAGGTACACTTTCTAACACTAAAAACATAGCTAAAAAAGAAGAGCGTATTAGAGAATTTGTTTCTCAAATTTTAGAGCAATACCCCCCTAATGCGGTTGCAATGAAATAA
- a CDS encoding Lrp/AsnC family transcriptional regulator: MTEKLDDIDREILKILQKDAKTVAKSIAEQLGLTKTPVYERIKRLEQEGFIKNYVAILNKDKIEESITVFSFVSLEAQKGAMMDDFFEQVMKYPEVVECFVVGGEFDFHLKVVVKNLDAYYNFAKFKIASLPSVGNVKSAFVLNEVKNDTHFPLL, encoded by the coding sequence ATGACAGAAAAATTAGATGATATAGATAGAGAGATCTTAAAAATTTTACAGAAAGATGCTAAGACGGTTGCTAAATCTATTGCAGAACAATTGGGGCTTACCAAAACTCCGGTTTATGAACGCATTAAAAGATTGGAGCAAGAAGGATTTATCAAAAACTATGTTGCCATTTTGAACAAAGATAAAATTGAAGAAAGTATCACCGTTTTCAGTTTTGTCTCTTTAGAAGCCCAAAAAGGAGCCATGATGGATGATTTTTTTGAACAGGTGATGAAATACCCTGAGGTTGTAGAGTGCTTTGTAGTAGGTGGTGAATTTGATTTCCACTTAAAAGTAGTCGTTAAAAATCTAGATGCTTATTACAATTTTGCGAAATTTAAAATTGCATCGCTACCAAGTGTAGGCAATGTTAAAAGCGCATTCGTGTTAAATGAAGTAAAGAATGATACTCATTTTCCGTTACTGTAA
- a CDS encoding aromatic amino acid hydroxylase, with the protein MNTSEYESNPILDKLPKHLRQYIKPQNYEDYTPINQAVWRYVMRKNVDYLSKVAHKSYSEGLRKTGISIDNIPNMYGMNRILKDLGWAAVAVDGFIPPAAFMEFQAYNVLVIASDIRQLENIAYTPAPDIIHEGAGHAPIIANPEYAAYLRRFGEIGSKAISSAKDFELYEAVRHLSIIKEAKGTPNEDIEKAEKHIEFLQENMGEPSEMALIRNLHWWTVEYGLIGTLEDPKIYGAGLLSSIGESQWCMTDNVKKLPYSIEAAKTSFDITKKQPQLFVTPDFAFLSQVLEDFANTMALRKGGLTGLQKLIDSKELGTIELSTGLQVSGNFKSLISHDGKPIYFQTKGKSALSYREKELVGQDINQHETGFGSPIGRLKGINIPIEDMSPRDLKAYKIYEGEIVSLDFVGSINVTGKIITGTRNLLGRIILITFENCKVTHKGITLFESNEELYNMAIGEEIVSAYHGPADLKSFDLLDHSLSTGSQNNDDVGLNELESYYKLIRDFREGNNTIISRTKVFEVIQEKYPTDWLLPIEIYELAILSNEKILPKKIKAHLENIKRDQPNLGQLIDDGLELAAIKSKV; encoded by the coding sequence ATGAATACTTCCGAATATGAAAGCAATCCTATTTTAGATAAGCTTCCTAAGCATTTAAGACAATACATTAAACCTCAAAATTATGAGGACTATACGCCTATCAATCAAGCTGTGTGGCGCTATGTTATGCGAAAGAATGTAGATTATCTAAGTAAGGTTGCACATAAATCTTATTCTGAAGGATTGCGCAAAACAGGTATTTCAATTGACAATATCCCCAACATGTACGGCATGAACCGTATTCTTAAGGATTTAGGTTGGGCTGCTGTTGCCGTAGACGGATTTATACCACCTGCTGCATTTATGGAATTTCAAGCATACAACGTACTGGTAATCGCGTCAGACATTAGACAGTTAGAAAACATCGCCTACACTCCCGCTCCAGATATCATTCATGAAGGTGCCGGTCACGCCCCTATAATTGCCAACCCAGAATACGCTGCTTATTTAAGACGTTTTGGTGAAATAGGATCCAAGGCTATATCAAGCGCTAAAGATTTTGAACTTTATGAAGCTGTTCGTCACCTATCAATTATTAAAGAGGCTAAAGGCACTCCTAATGAAGATATTGAAAAGGCAGAAAAGCATATTGAATTTCTTCAAGAGAATATGGGCGAACCCAGTGAAATGGCGCTTATTAGAAATTTACATTGGTGGACCGTTGAATACGGACTTATAGGCACTTTAGAAGACCCAAAGATTTATGGTGCCGGATTGTTATCATCTATTGGCGAAAGTCAGTGGTGTATGACCGATAACGTCAAAAAACTGCCTTACTCCATTGAAGCGGCCAAAACATCTTTTGATATCACTAAAAAACAACCGCAACTCTTCGTCACTCCCGATTTTGCATTTTTAAGTCAGGTGTTAGAAGATTTTGCCAATACCATGGCATTACGAAAAGGCGGACTTACAGGTTTACAGAAACTTATAGACTCTAAAGAATTAGGTACAATTGAACTAAGTACAGGGTTACAGGTATCTGGTAATTTTAAATCTTTGATTTCTCATGATGGCAAACCTATTTACTTTCAAACAAAAGGTAAATCTGCGTTATCTTACCGCGAAAAAGAGTTGGTGGGGCAAGATATCAATCAGCATGAAACCGGTTTTGGCTCCCCTATTGGTAGACTTAAAGGAATAAATATTCCTATTGAAGATATGAGTCCGCGTGATCTAAAAGCCTATAAAATCTATGAAGGGGAAATTGTTTCATTAGATTTTGTTGGTAGTATAAATGTTACCGGTAAAATTATAACCGGTACTCGTAATCTTCTGGGGCGTATAATATTAATCACTTTCGAGAATTGCAAAGTGACACATAAAGGCATTACACTTTTCGAATCTAACGAAGAATTGTACAACATGGCAATTGGTGAAGAAATTGTTTCTGCCTACCATGGTCCTGCAGATTTAAAAAGTTTTGACCTTTTAGATCATTCGTTAAGTACCGGAAGCCAAAATAATGATGACGTAGGTTTAAACGAACTGGAATCTTACTATAAATTAATTCGTGATTTTAGAGAAGGCAACAACACCATTATCTCTAGAACAAAGGTTTTTGAAGTAATACAAGAAAAATATCCCACAGACTGGCTACTGCCTATTGAAATTTATGAATTGGCAATTTTAAGTAACGAAAAAATACTACCGAAAAAAATAAAGGCACATCTCGAAAATATTAAGCGAGATCAACCTAACCTAGGACAGTTAATTGATGACGGATTGGAATTGGCGGCTATAAAATCTAAGGTTTAA
- a CDS encoding DUF4230 domain-containing protein: MKKILLGLVIGATLLFAFQTCQDDKEHKSILEENSMLIQQEITNVSKLVVTEGHFAEVYNYKDSKELFGPLLRAEKKALVVVNADVTVAYDLSKIDFEIDEATKTVKIKSIPDAEINLNPDFEYYDVTADYLNQFDAADYNKIKKTVKASLMKKVEASALRTNAENRLISELQKFYILTNSMGWRLTYQEQTIESLEGLQVIKP, translated from the coding sequence ATGAAGAAAATACTTTTAGGCTTAGTAATAGGAGCGACATTATTGTTTGCTTTTCAAACTTGCCAAGATGACAAAGAACATAAATCTATTTTAGAAGAAAATTCTATGCTCATTCAGCAAGAAATTACCAATGTTTCTAAATTAGTGGTAACAGAGGGGCATTTTGCTGAGGTCTATAATTATAAAGACTCAAAAGAACTTTTTGGTCCGTTGTTGAGAGCAGAGAAAAAAGCTTTAGTAGTAGTAAATGCAGATGTAACCGTCGCCTATGATTTAAGTAAGATTGATTTTGAAATTGATGAGGCAACCAAAACGGTGAAGATCAAAAGCATACCAGATGCAGAAATTAATCTGAATCCTGATTTTGAATATTATGATGTCACCGCAGATTACTTGAACCAATTTGATGCTGCCGACTATAATAAAATAAAGAAAACAGTGAAGGCTTCTTTAATGAAAAAGGTAGAAGCTTCTGCATTGCGTACCAATGCTGAAAACAGACTTATTAGCGAATTGCAGAAATTCTATATTCTTACTAATTCAATGGGGTGGCGATTAACGTATCAAGAGCAGACCATTGAATCTTTAGAAGGTTTGCAAGTCATTAAACCTTAG
- a CDS encoding T9SS type B sorting domain-containing protein produces the protein MIKKLSCLVLLMFSVITASAQLPLVELEALQALYNETGGPNWVSETDADITDDWVFATPLIDTDVTNWHGVTVIGNRVTQLILDNAGNTGNNLIGTIPTEIGNLQNLVDLDLSDQTNLTGPVPDSMGNLLNLEILLLNGNELSGVIPPALGNLSNLLTLWLNSNNLVGTIPPELGNLSNLESLLLSGNQLTGTIPTELGSLNSLVSLWLSSNELIGEIPAELGLLSNLRQLLLGGNNLTGEIPETIYDLMNLVMLQLEFNQLEGAISPLVENLLSLETLILRNNQLEGDLPEEIGNITTLLTLWLGQNNFTGTIPDSFSGLINLGSFEINDNNIEGVLPAGLVNWTNLSGFDIYNNKIEGDVPSFVFLNEGTFRIYGNRFQFGDFEDEFNYYNGFNNFVDTPQALVNDIDDITGCVGGSLTLTTAVSGSANVYEWFKDGVAIPNSNTPDLVLTNLQVIDSGVYTCEISSTIVTDLVLERNPITLTVNNDGPTANDIDDIVLCDTDIDGFATFNLDLTAIESQVVGSQTGLTVAYFDATGNPIALTNSFDNTTANQQDITVRVEASATCFDETVFSLIVNPLTVADVFSDVEVCNAYILPVLSAGNNYYTATGGTGTILNAGEEITESQTIYVYAGSATGVEDCFDESSFFVDITEVSVAEFDDVTACLTYTLPTLSDGQDYYSEADGDGVILLAGDEISASMIIYVFAEENGCYSQSRFTINIDAVACQGVESLALPKFFTPNNDSYHDVWDTSKLSGTGDIGIFIYDRYGKLLKQLNPNASNSAWDGMYNGKQMPSTDYWFKYLNYDTGIDLSGHFSLKR, from the coding sequence ATGATTAAAAAGTTAAGCTGTCTTGTTCTATTAATGTTTAGTGTAATTACTGCTAGCGCTCAGCTTCCATTAGTTGAGTTAGAGGCATTACAGGCGTTGTATAATGAAACCGGAGGTCCTAACTGGGTTAGTGAGACCGATGCCGATATTACCGATGATTGGGTGTTTGCAACGCCGTTGATTGATACCGATGTTACTAATTGGCACGGTGTCACCGTAATCGGTAACCGTGTTACACAGCTAATATTAGATAATGCAGGAAATACCGGGAACAATTTAATAGGAACGATACCAACTGAAATCGGTAATTTACAAAACTTGGTTGATTTAGACCTTTCTGATCAAACTAACCTCACTGGGCCCGTTCCAGACAGTATGGGTAATCTTCTAAACCTTGAAATTTTACTTTTAAATGGCAATGAGTTATCTGGAGTCATACCTCCAGCATTAGGGAATTTAAGTAATTTGTTAACATTATGGTTGAACTCAAATAATTTAGTTGGAACTATACCGCCCGAACTTGGTAATTTAAGTAATTTAGAATCTTTACTGCTTTCAGGGAACCAACTCACAGGAACCATCCCGACTGAGTTAGGAAGTCTAAATAGCTTAGTTTCTCTTTGGCTTTCTTCAAATGAACTTATTGGTGAAATTCCCGCAGAATTAGGGTTGCTTTCAAATTTGAGGCAATTACTTTTAGGTGGTAATAATCTTACAGGTGAAATTCCTGAAACTATTTATGATTTAATGAATTTAGTGATGTTGCAATTGGAGTTTAATCAGTTAGAAGGCGCTATTTCTCCGTTAGTTGAAAATTTATTGTCGTTAGAGACTTTAATACTTCGAAATAATCAATTAGAGGGTGATCTGCCAGAGGAAATTGGAAATATTACTACGTTACTTACATTGTGGCTAGGTCAAAATAATTTTACGGGAACGATACCCGATTCTTTTTCAGGTCTAATAAATTTAGGGTCATTTGAAATTAATGATAATAACATAGAAGGTGTTTTACCTGCGGGCTTGGTAAACTGGACCAATCTGAGTGGTTTTGATATTTATAATAATAAAATTGAGGGTGATGTACCAAGTTTTGTTTTTTTAAATGAGGGTACATTTAGAATTTATGGTAATCGTTTTCAATTTGGTGATTTTGAAGATGAATTTAATTACTATAACGGCTTCAATAATTTTGTTGATACCCCCCAGGCATTAGTGAATGATATAGATGATATAACAGGATGTGTTGGTGGTTCTTTAACCTTAACCACTGCAGTTAGCGGTAGTGCAAATGTATATGAGTGGTTTAAGGATGGTGTTGCAATACCAAATTCTAATACACCAGATTTAGTTTTGACCAACCTTCAAGTAATAGATTCGGGTGTTTATACATGCGAAATTAGTAGTACTATAGTAACGGATTTGGTGTTAGAGCGAAATCCAATTACGTTAACAGTCAATAACGACGGACCTACGGCAAACGATATTGATGATATCGTTCTATGTGATACGGATATCGATGGTTTTGCAACATTTAATTTGGATTTGACGGCTATTGAATCTCAAGTAGTAGGCAGTCAAACAGGGTTAACGGTTGCCTATTTTGACGCCACGGGAAATCCTATAGCGTTAACAAATTCATTTGATAATACTACAGCAAACCAACAAGATATTACAGTTAGGGTAGAGGCATCTGCAACCTGTTTTGATGAGACTGTTTTTAGTCTTATTGTAAATCCTTTGACCGTGGCAGATGTGTTCTCTGATGTCGAAGTTTGCAACGCTTATATTCTACCAGTATTGAGTGCAGGGAATAACTATTATACAGCTACAGGAGGTACAGGAACGATATTGAATGCAGGTGAAGAGATTACCGAATCGCAAACAATATACGTGTATGCAGGGAGTGCTACAGGAGTGGAAGATTGTTTTGATGAAAGTAGTTTTTTCGTTGATATCACTGAGGTCTCAGTTGCAGAGTTCGATGATGTAACGGCTTGTCTTACGTATACACTACCAACATTGTCAGATGGACAGGATTACTATAGTGAAGCAGATGGTGATGGAGTTATTTTATTGGCTGGAGATGAAATTTCAGCGTCCATGATTATTTATGTATTTGCAGAAGAGAATGGTTGTTATAGTCAGTCTAGATTTACGATAAATATAGATGCTGTTGCTTGCCAAGGTGTAGAGTCTTTGGCGTTGCCTAAGTTTTTTACTCCTAATAATGATTCATATCATGATGTTTGGGATACTTCAAAACTATCTGGAACAGGTGATATAGGTATATTTATTTATGATCGTTATGGTAAGCTCTTAAAGCAGCTTAACCCTAACGCTTCTAATAGTGCTTGGGATGGTATGTATAATGGCAAGCAAATGCCTTCAACTGATTACTGGTTCAAATATCTGAATTACGATACCGGAATAGACCTTTCGGGTCATTTTTCGTTAAAACGATAG
- a CDS encoding GSCFA domain-containing protein, whose protein sequence is MNLLTKIPLLKAQNQIDYSSQLLILGSCFSENIGAKLEYFKFQRLQNPFGILFHPLAIQKLIQKSVHQEVFTEKDVFHVNEQWHSFDAHSVLSNPSKEKIIDDLNEAVQNTSSQLKKASHIIITLGTAWVYRNSASEKVVANCHKVPQANFTKELLNVDDVKESLERTIEMVRSINPAAQFIFTVSPVRHLKDGFVENQLSKSHLISAVHKVLNDGISYFPSYEIMMDELRDYRFYAKDMIHPNEVAVDYIWGKFCEVWIVTNVYPTMKKIEKIQKGILHKPFNEKSEQHQKFLIKLNVLKSEINKEYPDLVF, encoded by the coding sequence ATGAATCTCTTAACAAAAATACCTTTATTGAAAGCCCAAAATCAAATTGACTATTCAAGTCAGTTATTGATTTTGGGTTCATGTTTTTCAGAGAATATTGGGGCTAAATTAGAATACTTTAAATTTCAGAGATTACAGAATCCGTTTGGTATTTTATTTCATCCTTTGGCAATTCAAAAACTTATTCAAAAGTCAGTTCATCAAGAGGTGTTTACGGAAAAAGATGTGTTTCATGTCAATGAGCAGTGGCATAGTTTTGACGCACATTCAGTGCTGAGTAATCCATCCAAAGAAAAAATTATTGACGATTTAAATGAAGCAGTACAAAACACTTCTTCTCAATTAAAAAAAGCAAGTCATATCATTATCACTTTAGGCACTGCTTGGGTATATCGTAATAGTGCGAGTGAAAAAGTTGTTGCCAATTGTCATAAAGTGCCTCAGGCAAATTTTACAAAAGAGTTGTTGAATGTTGATGATGTTAAAGAGAGTTTAGAACGTACTATTGAAATGGTGCGTTCAATAAACCCAGCTGCACAATTTATATTTACGGTATCACCCGTTAGGCATTTAAAAGATGGCTTTGTAGAAAATCAATTAAGTAAATCGCATTTAATTTCTGCAGTACATAAGGTGCTGAATGACGGTATTTCTTATTTCCCTAGTTATGAAATTATGATGGATGAACTTCGGGATTATCGTTTTTATGCTAAAGATATGATTCACCCTAACGAAGTGGCTGTAGATTATATATGGGGGAAGTTTTGCGAAGTATGGATTGTTACTAATGTTTATCCTACGATGAAAAAGATTGAAAAAATACAAAAAGGGATTCTTCATAAGCCGTTCAATGAAAAATCAGAACAGCACCAGAAGTTTCTTATAAAATTAAATGTGTTGAAATCTGAAATTAATAAAGAATATCCAGACCTTGTTTTCTAA